One stretch of Musicola paradisiaca NCPPB 2511 DNA includes these proteins:
- the panF gene encoding sodium/pantothenate symporter, translating to MQTDVILPLVAYLILVFGLSIYAWRRRQQGNFLTEYFLGNRSMGGFVLAMTLIGTYVSASSFIGGPGAAYKYGLGWVLLAMIQVPTMLLSLGILGKKFAILARRYNAITLNDMLYARYGSRLLVWFASLSLLVAFIGAMAVQFIGGARLLETVAHVPYNVGLLIFGVTIALYTAFGGFRASVLNDALQGIVMLIGTLLLLVGVIHAAGGLPEAVNKLAQINPELVDPHGSGQTLSMPFMASFWVLVCFGVIGLPNTAVRCISYRDSKALHRGIMIGTIVISVLMLGMHLSGALGRAILPNLTIPDQVLPELMMTVLPPLAAGVFLAAPTAAIMSNINAHLLQASASIVKDLYLSVYPQKVHNERYIRHLSSLTTLLLGLLVLLASWRPPEMIIWLNLLAFGGLEAVFLWPLVLGLYWERANAVGALSAMIGGAGSYTLLISITLPLAGFHPIVPSLAISLAAFLVGNSFGHRVVDAAASSTSH from the coding sequence ATGCAAACTGATGTCATTTTGCCGCTTGTTGCGTACCTGATACTGGTATTTGGGCTATCGATATACGCCTGGCGCCGCCGCCAGCAAGGCAACTTCCTGACCGAGTATTTCCTCGGCAACCGTTCGATGGGCGGCTTCGTGCTGGCAATGACGCTGATCGGCACTTACGTCAGCGCCAGTTCTTTCATCGGCGGGCCCGGCGCGGCCTATAAATACGGCCTGGGATGGGTGCTGCTGGCGATGATCCAGGTACCCACCATGCTGCTGTCCTTAGGCATTCTGGGTAAAAAATTCGCCATTCTGGCGCGACGTTATAACGCCATCACGCTGAACGATATGCTGTACGCCCGTTATGGCAGCAGGTTGCTGGTCTGGTTCGCCAGCCTGAGCCTGCTGGTGGCGTTCATCGGCGCTATGGCGGTGCAGTTCATCGGCGGCGCCCGCCTGCTGGAAACCGTCGCTCATGTGCCCTATAACGTCGGTTTACTGATTTTCGGCGTCACCATCGCGCTTTACACTGCATTCGGCGGTTTCCGGGCCAGCGTGCTGAACGATGCGCTACAAGGCATCGTGATGCTGATTGGCACGCTGCTGCTGCTGGTCGGCGTCATTCACGCCGCAGGCGGACTGCCCGAGGCGGTGAACAAGCTGGCGCAGATCAATCCCGAGCTGGTCGATCCGCACGGCAGCGGCCAGACACTGTCCATGCCGTTCATGGCGTCGTTCTGGGTGCTGGTGTGCTTCGGGGTTATCGGCTTGCCGAATACCGCGGTGCGTTGTATTTCCTATCGCGACAGCAAAGCGCTGCACCGCGGCATCATGATCGGCACCATTGTCATCAGCGTACTGATGCTGGGCATGCATCTCTCCGGCGCGCTGGGGCGGGCCATTCTGCCCAATCTGACTATCCCGGATCAGGTGTTGCCGGAACTGATGATGACGGTACTGCCGCCGCTGGCTGCCGGGGTCTTCCTCGCTGCACCTACCGCCGCCATCATGTCGAATATCAATGCGCACCTGCTCCAGGCTTCAGCAAGCATCGTGAAAGATCTCTATCTGAGCGTCTATCCCCAGAAAGTGCACAATGAACGCTATATCCGCCACCTCTCTAGCCTCACCACCCTGCTGCTGGGATTGCTGGTGCTGCTGGCGTCATGGCGTCCGCCCGAGATGATTATTTGGCTCAACCTGCTGGCCTTCGGTGGCCTGGAAGCCGTTTTCCTGTGGCCGTTGGTGCTGGGGCTTTACTGGGAACGCGCCAACGCCGTCGGCGCGCTGAGCGCCATGATCGGCGGCGCCGGCAGCTATACGCTGCTGATCAGCATCACGCTGCCATTGGCCGGTTTTCATCCTATCGTCCCATCGCTGGCCATCAGCCTGGCGGCATTTCTGGTGGGCAATTCTTTCGGTCATCGCGTCGTCGACGCGGCGGCCTCTTCAACATCACATTAA
- the accC gene encoding acetyl-CoA carboxylase biotin carboxylase subunit yields MLDKIVIANRGEIALRILRACKELGIKTVAVHSTADRDLKHVLLADETVCIGPAPSTKSYLNIPAIISAAEITGAVAIHPGYGFLSENADFAEQVEQSGFIFIGPRADTIRLMGDKVSAISAMKKAGVPCVPGSDGPLGDDMDKNRSIAKRIGYPVIIKASGGGGGRGMRVVRNDKDLEQSIAMTRAEAKAAFNNDMVYMEKYLENPRHVEIQVLADGQGSAIYLAERDCSMQRRHQKVVEEAPAPGITPELRRYIGERCAKACVDISYRGAGTFEFLFENGEFYFIEMNTRIQVEHPVTEMITGVDLIKEQLRIAAGQPLSIKQEEVVIRGHAVECRINAEDPNTFLPSPGKITRFHAPGGFGVRWESHIYAGYTVPPHYDSMIGKLICFGENRDVALARMRNALAELIIDGIKTNVELQIKIMNDENFQHGGTNIHYLEKKLGLQ; encoded by the coding sequence ATGCTAGATAAAATTGTCATCGCCAACCGTGGCGAGATTGCGCTACGCATTTTGCGTGCCTGCAAAGAGTTGGGCATCAAAACCGTCGCCGTGCACTCCACTGCGGATCGCGATCTGAAACATGTTCTTCTGGCGGATGAGACCGTGTGTATCGGCCCGGCGCCGTCCACCAAAAGTTATCTGAATATCCCGGCGATCATTTCCGCCGCGGAAATCACCGGCGCGGTGGCGATCCACCCCGGCTACGGCTTCCTGTCCGAAAACGCGGACTTCGCCGAGCAGGTCGAGCAGTCCGGTTTTATTTTCATCGGGCCGCGCGCCGACACTATTCGCCTGATGGGTGACAAGGTCTCCGCCATCAGCGCCATGAAAAAGGCCGGCGTTCCCTGTGTTCCCGGTTCCGACGGCCCGCTGGGCGATGATATGGACAAAAACCGTTCCATCGCCAAACGCATCGGCTATCCGGTCATCATCAAGGCTTCCGGCGGCGGCGGCGGCCGCGGCATGCGCGTCGTGCGCAACGATAAGGATCTGGAACAGTCCATCGCCATGACCCGTGCCGAGGCCAAAGCGGCGTTCAACAACGACATGGTCTACATGGAGAAGTACCTGGAAAATCCGCGTCATGTGGAAATTCAGGTACTGGCGGACGGCCAGGGCAGCGCCATCTATCTGGCCGAGCGTGATTGTTCCATGCAGCGTCGTCACCAGAAAGTGGTCGAAGAAGCGCCAGCGCCGGGCATCACGCCGGAACTGCGCCGCTATATCGGCGAGCGTTGCGCCAAAGCCTGTGTAGATATCAGCTATCGCGGCGCGGGTACCTTCGAGTTCCTGTTTGAAAACGGCGAGTTCTACTTCATCGAAATGAACACCCGTATTCAGGTAGAACACCCGGTGACTGAAATGATTACCGGCGTCGACCTGATCAAAGAGCAGCTGCGCATTGCTGCCGGTCAGCCACTGTCCATCAAACAGGAAGAAGTGGTGATCCGCGGCCATGCGGTGGAATGCCGTATCAACGCTGAAGATCCGAACACCTTCCTGCCGAGTCCGGGTAAAATTACCCGTTTTCACGCACCGGGCGGATTTGGCGTTCGTTGGGAATCACATATTTACGCCGGCTACACCGTGCCGCCGCACTACGATTCCATGATCGGCAAACTGATTTGTTTCGGTGAAAACCGCGACGTGGCCCTGGCCCGTATGCGCAACGCATTGGCGGAGCTGATTATCGACGGCATCAAAACCAACGTCGAACTACAAATCAAGATCATGAACGATGAAAACTTCCAGCATGGTGGTACTAACATCCACTATCTGGAGAAAAAACTCGGTCTACAGTGA
- the prmA gene encoding 50S ribosomal protein L11 methyltransferase, which translates to MPWIQLKINTSGTHAEQLGDALSDSGAVSVTFQDTHDTPVFEPLPGETRLWGDTDVIGLYDAATDMADVVAELEQHPLLGAGFHHKIEQLEDKDWEREWMDNFHPMQFGKRLWICPSWREIPDPNAVNVMLDPGLAFGTGTHPTTSLCLQWLDGLDLAGKTVIDFGCGSGILAIAALKLGAARAIGIDIDPQAIQASRDNAQRNGVSERLELYLPKDQPADLSADVVVANILAGPLRELAPLISALPKAGGHLGLSGVLASQAEGVAKAYADKFQIDPVAEKEEWCRITGVRKPV; encoded by the coding sequence ATGCCGTGGATTCAACTGAAAATCAACACATCCGGAACGCACGCAGAGCAACTGGGCGATGCGTTGTCTGACAGCGGCGCCGTGTCCGTCACCTTTCAGGACACACACGACACGCCCGTTTTTGAACCGCTGCCGGGCGAAACCCGCCTATGGGGCGATACCGACGTTATCGGCCTGTACGACGCCGCTACCGATATGGCCGACGTGGTGGCCGAACTGGAGCAGCATCCACTGCTGGGCGCGGGTTTTCATCATAAAATCGAGCAGTTGGAAGACAAGGACTGGGAACGGGAATGGATGGACAACTTCCACCCGATGCAATTCGGCAAACGGCTGTGGATTTGTCCGAGCTGGCGTGAAATACCTGACCCGAACGCCGTCAACGTCATGCTTGATCCTGGGTTGGCGTTCGGCACCGGTACACACCCCACCACATCACTGTGCCTGCAATGGCTGGACGGGCTAGATCTGGCGGGCAAAACCGTCATCGACTTCGGCTGCGGCTCCGGCATCCTCGCGATTGCCGCGCTGAAACTCGGCGCCGCGCGCGCTATCGGTATCGATATCGATCCGCAAGCCATTCAGGCCAGCCGCGACAATGCGCAACGTAACGGCGTTTCAGAACGCCTGGAGCTGTATCTGCCCAAAGACCAGCCTGCCGATCTCAGCGCCGATGTCGTGGTTGCCAATATTCTGGCCGGCCCGTTGCGCGAACTGGCGCCGCTGATCAGCGCATTGCCGAAAGCGGGCGGCCATCTGGGGTTGTCCGGCGTTTTGGCGTCACAGGCGGAAGGCGTGGCCAAGGCATACGCCGACAAATTTCAGATCGATCCGGTGGCGGAAAAAGAAGAGTGGTGCCGCATCACCGGCGTGCGTAAACCCGTATAG
- a CDS encoding DUF3696 domain-containing protein gives MLTSLHIKNFKAWKDTGSIRLAPLTVIFGANSAGKSSLGHLLLALKQTALSADRKRPLHLGDDNSLIDLGTFAECLHNHDLEKALEFELGWKILGKDLEARDPLSKKKFAGDELTLSVTLAADAKEQPRVDKLIYQLLRHSTGTSQLAVEYNRDEKGKLEITSSEYKFVRNTGRSWPLDEPDKFYRISDQSRARFQNAEFLSDFALNTEAALNSVYYLGPLREHPKRIYSWSGETPESAGQKGEFAIAAILAASAQERKLNRGSGQRLTRFDEFIAKWLKDLGVIDSFAVKPVAEGRKEYEVVVKTHVTASEVKITDVGFGVSQVLPALVQAFYCPPNSTIWMEQPEIHLHPQVQAELADVFISATQARENGKERHVQLIVESHSEHFLNRLQRRVAEGSVAPENVAVYFCRRAGAAAELEPLRLNMFGEIENWPEKFFGDEMADIAGRTLAAMRRKQELAKEKVK, from the coding sequence ATGCTGACTTCTTTACACATCAAAAATTTCAAGGCTTGGAAAGATACAGGTTCTATAAGGCTTGCTCCACTGACAGTAATCTTTGGTGCCAACAGTGCAGGCAAAAGTAGCTTGGGGCATTTGCTACTGGCGCTAAAACAAACGGCTTTATCAGCAGACCGAAAGCGTCCTCTACATTTGGGTGATGACAATTCCTTGATCGATTTGGGAACATTTGCAGAATGCCTGCATAACCATGACTTAGAGAAGGCTTTGGAATTTGAGCTAGGGTGGAAAATTCTTGGTAAAGATCTGGAGGCGCGCGATCCGCTCAGCAAGAAAAAATTTGCTGGTGATGAATTAACGCTTTCGGTCACACTTGCTGCAGATGCCAAAGAACAGCCAAGGGTGGATAAGCTGATTTATCAACTTTTACGCCATAGCACCGGTACCAGTCAACTTGCAGTTGAATACAATAGAGACGAAAAAGGTAAACTTGAAATAACCTCAAGTGAATACAAATTTGTGCGCAATACAGGTAGAAGTTGGCCGCTGGATGAGCCAGACAAGTTTTATCGTATTTCTGATCAAAGTCGTGCTCGGTTTCAAAATGCGGAGTTTTTGTCGGATTTTGCCCTAAATACGGAAGCTGCGCTTAATAGCGTGTACTACCTAGGGCCTCTGCGTGAGCACCCAAAACGTATCTATTCATGGTCGGGGGAAACACCAGAAAGTGCTGGGCAAAAAGGCGAATTTGCGATTGCTGCTATCTTGGCTGCCAGCGCCCAAGAACGAAAACTCAATCGTGGTTCTGGACAACGCCTGACCCGCTTTGATGAATTCATCGCGAAATGGCTTAAAGATTTGGGAGTTATTGATAGCTTTGCTGTAAAGCCTGTAGCAGAAGGTCGGAAAGAATATGAAGTCGTAGTCAAAACCCATGTAACAGCCAGTGAAGTCAAAATTACTGATGTTGGTTTTGGCGTATCACAGGTGTTACCTGCGCTAGTTCAGGCTTTCTATTGTCCACCAAATTCGACTATTTGGATGGAACAACCAGAGATCCATTTACACCCTCAGGTTCAGGCTGAGCTTGCTGACGTGTTTATTTCCGCCACACAGGCTCGCGAAAATGGCAAAGAGCGCCATGTTCAGTTAATTGTTGAAAGTCATTCCGAACATTTTCTCAATCGCCTACAACGGCGTGTCGCTGAGGGGTCTGTAGCACCAGAAAATGTCGCCGTATATTTCTGCCGTCGCGCGGGTGCTGCTGCTGAACTAGAACCGCTACGCCTTAATATGTTTGGTGAAATCGAAAACTGGCCGGAAAAATTTTTTGGTGATGAGATGGCTGATATTGCTGGTCGCACTTTGGCAGCCATGAGGCGCAAGCAGGAACTAGCTAAGGAGAAGGTTAAATGA
- the accB gene encoding acetyl-CoA carboxylase biotin carboxyl carrier protein, producing MDIRKIKKLIELVEESGIAELEISEGEESVRISRAPVVSSYPVMQQAYAPMPQIAAPVAAAPAAESAAPAAISGHVVRSPMVGTFYRTPSPDAKAFVEVGQQVKVGDTLCIVEAMKMMNQIEADKAGVVKAILVESGQPVEFDEPLVVIE from the coding sequence ATGGATATTCGTAAAATCAAGAAACTGATCGAACTGGTTGAAGAATCCGGCATTGCCGAACTGGAGATTTCTGAAGGCGAAGAGTCCGTGCGCATCAGCCGCGCACCGGTCGTCAGCAGCTATCCGGTCATGCAACAGGCTTACGCGCCGATGCCGCAGATTGCCGCTCCGGTTGCCGCCGCACCGGCAGCCGAATCCGCAGCGCCAGCCGCCATCAGCGGCCACGTGGTACGTTCTCCGATGGTAGGGACGTTCTATCGCACGCCGAGCCCCGATGCCAAAGCCTTCGTCGAAGTCGGCCAGCAGGTCAAAGTGGGCGACACCCTGTGCATCGTCGAAGCGATGAAAATGATGAACCAGATCGAAGCGGACAAAGCTGGCGTGGTGAAAGCCATTCTGGTCGAAAGCGGCCAGCCGGTTGAATTTGACGAGCCGTTGGTTGTCATCGAATAA
- the msrP gene encoding protein-methionine-sulfoxide reductase catalytic subunit MsrP, with protein sequence MYKHRNPTEADITPESLFHQRRRILQALGITAATLSLPGAARADLLSWFKGAAPPAPGKPLSFSQPTMWHPNLPLTPEDKVTGYNNFYEFGLDKADPAANAGGLKTEGWKIQIDGEVAKPITLDIDDIRRRFPLEERIYRFRCVEAWSMVIPWVGFPLSQLIKHVEPTSNARYVAFQTLLDPEQMPGQKDRFIGGGLDYPYVEGLRMDEALHPLTLLAVGVYGKTLPPQNGAPIRLVTPWKYGFKNIKSIVHIRLTREQPPSTWNLAAPNEYGFYANVNPNVDHPRWSQASERFIGSGGLLNVQRQPTLLFNGYADQVASLYNGMDLRENF encoded by the coding sequence CGACGGATCCTGCAAGCATTGGGCATTACCGCAGCAACGCTCAGCTTGCCGGGCGCCGCCAGAGCCGACTTGCTCTCCTGGTTCAAGGGCGCGGCACCTCCGGCGCCGGGAAAGCCGCTCTCGTTTTCACAGCCCACAATGTGGCATCCGAATCTTCCGTTAACGCCAGAAGATAAGGTGACGGGGTACAACAATTTTTATGAGTTCGGTCTCGACAAGGCCGACCCGGCCGCCAACGCGGGTGGGCTGAAAACCGAAGGCTGGAAAATCCAGATCGACGGCGAAGTGGCGAAACCCATTACACTGGATATCGACGATATTCGCCGACGCTTCCCGCTGGAGGAGCGGATTTACCGTTTTCGCTGCGTCGAAGCCTGGTCGATGGTCATTCCCTGGGTGGGGTTTCCGCTGTCGCAATTAATTAAACACGTCGAACCAACCAGCAATGCCCGCTACGTCGCCTTCCAGACCCTGCTCGATCCCGAACAAATGCCGGGGCAGAAAGACCGATTTATCGGCGGTGGCCTCGATTACCCCTACGTCGAAGGGTTGCGTATGGATGAAGCTTTGCATCCCCTGACGCTGCTGGCCGTCGGGGTCTACGGCAAAACGCTGCCGCCGCAAAACGGCGCGCCGATCCGGCTGGTTACGCCGTGGAAGTATGGCTTTAAAAACATCAAATCTATCGTTCATATCCGCTTAACCCGCGAGCAACCGCCATCAACCTGGAATCTCGCCGCCCCCAACGAATACGGTTTTTACGCCAACGTGAACCCGAACGTCGATCACCCCCGCTGGTCGCAAGCCAGCGAGCGCTTTATCGGATCCGGTGGATTGCTGAACGTTCAGCGCCAACCGACATTACTGTTCAACGGTTACGCCGATCAGGTGGCATCGCTCTATAACGGTATGGATTTGCGGGAAAATTTCTGA
- the fis gene encoding DNA-binding transcriptional regulator Fis: MFEQRVNSDVLTVSTVNSQAQVTQKPLRDSVKQALKNYFAQLNGQDVNDLYELVLAEVEQPLLDMVMQYTRGNQTRAALMMGINRGTLRKKLKKYGMN, translated from the coding sequence ATGTTCGAACAACGCGTGAATTCTGACGTACTGACCGTTTCCACTGTAAACTCTCAGGCTCAGGTAACCCAAAAACCCCTGCGCGACTCGGTTAAACAAGCACTGAAGAACTATTTCGCTCAACTGAATGGTCAGGACGTGAACGACCTTTATGAGCTGGTACTGGCTGAGGTTGAACAACCCCTGTTGGACATGGTGATGCAGTACACCCGCGGTAATCAGACCCGCGCAGCCCTGATGATGGGCATCAACCGCGGCACCCTGCGTAAGAAACTGAAAAAATACGGTATGAACTGA
- the aroQ gene encoding type II 3-dehydroquinate dehydratase: MADKFHILLLNGPNLNLLGAREPDKYGKTMLAEIVSQLEKDALAMNVQLSHLQSNAEHELIGRIHQAQGNTDFILINPAAFTHTSVALRDALLAVAIPFIEIHLSNVHAREPFRQHSYLSDIATGVICGLGSEGYYYGLQAAVKRLSTSN, from the coding sequence ATGGCAGATAAGTTTCACATTTTGCTTCTGAATGGTCCGAACCTGAATCTGCTGGGCGCCCGCGAACCTGACAAGTATGGAAAGACGATGTTAGCGGAGATCGTTAGCCAGTTGGAAAAGGATGCCCTGGCGATGAACGTGCAGTTATCTCATCTGCAATCCAATGCGGAACATGAGCTGATTGGCCGCATCCATCAGGCCCAAGGGAATACGGATTTCATTCTGATCAATCCGGCAGCCTTTACCCACACCAGTGTGGCGCTGCGGGATGCATTACTGGCTGTTGCCATCCCGTTTATCGAAATCCATCTGAGCAACGTGCACGCACGTGAACCTTTCCGGCAGCACTCCTACCTGTCCGACATCGCGACAGGCGTGATCTGCGGCCTGGGGTCAGAGGGTTATTACTATGGTTTACAGGCTGCGGTAAAACGCTTGTCTACATCCAATTAA
- the dusB gene encoding tRNA dihydrouridine synthase DusB → MRIGQFQLPNRLIAAPMAGVSDRPFRVLCLTMGAGMAVSEMLSSNPEVWRSDKSRLRMVHSDEPGIRAVQIAGGDPAEMAAAASINMDSGAQIIDINMGCPAKKVNRKMAGSALLQYPDLVKRILTAVVKSVSVPVTLKIRTGWAPEHRNCVEIARLAEDCGIQALTIHGRTRACLFNGEAEYDSIRTVKQAVSIPIIANGDITDPHKARAVLDYTGADALMIGRAAQGRPWIFREIQHYLDTGELLPPLPLAEVKRLLIGHIRELHDFYGPGKGFRIARKHVSWYLQAHAPNDQFRRTFNAIEDASEQLEALEAYFENLA, encoded by the coding sequence ATGCGCATCGGACAATTTCAGCTTCCTAATCGTTTAATCGCCGCCCCGATGGCCGGTGTCAGCGATCGCCCTTTCAGGGTGCTTTGCCTCACGATGGGTGCTGGGATGGCGGTATCCGAAATGCTCTCTTCCAATCCGGAAGTCTGGCGTTCGGATAAGTCGCGTCTGCGTATGGTGCACAGTGATGAACCCGGTATCCGGGCCGTACAGATCGCCGGCGGCGATCCAGCGGAGATGGCGGCGGCAGCCAGTATCAATATGGATAGTGGCGCGCAGATTATCGACATCAACATGGGATGCCCGGCCAAAAAGGTAAACCGCAAGATGGCAGGTTCCGCCCTGCTGCAGTATCCGGATCTGGTGAAACGGATCCTGACAGCGGTGGTGAAATCGGTTTCGGTACCGGTGACGCTGAAAATCCGAACCGGTTGGGCACCAGAACACCGTAACTGTGTAGAAATTGCCAGATTGGCTGAAGACTGTGGCATTCAGGCCCTCACCATTCACGGCCGCACCCGTGCGTGCCTGTTCAATGGTGAAGCGGAATACGACAGCATTCGGACAGTTAAGCAGGCCGTTTCCATTCCGATTATCGCGAATGGCGACATTACTGACCCGCACAAAGCCAGAGCGGTTCTTGATTACACTGGGGCTGACGCCCTGATGATAGGACGAGCCGCTCAGGGAAGACCCTGGATCTTTCGGGAAATCCAGCATTATCTGGACACAGGGGAGTTGCTTCCACCACTGCCGCTGGCAGAGGTCAAGCGCTTGTTGATCGGGCACATACGGGAATTGCATGACTTTTATGGTCCAGGCAAGGGATTCCGTATCGCACGTAAGCACGTGTCCTGGTATCTCCAGGCCCACGCCCCGAACGACCAGTTTAGGCGCACATTCAACGCCATTGAGGATGCCAGCGAGCAGCTGGAGGCGTTGGAGGCATATTTTGAAAATCTTGCGTAA
- the msrQ gene encoding protein-methionine-sulfoxide reductase heme-binding subunit MsrQ yields MRLNNRHIVILKGLLHLAALLPLVWLFIAVNQGAFSADPAKDIQHFTGRMALKLLLATLLVTPLARYGKQPLLIRCRRLLGLWCFAWACLHLLSYALLELGVDHLNLLGKEIVSRPYLTLGMTSWLILLALTLTSTQSSQRRLGSGWQKLHNLIYLVAILAPIHYLWSVKSLSPLPILYALSAAVLLSFRYKKLLRWRK; encoded by the coding sequence ATGCGCTTGAACAACCGACATATCGTTATCCTGAAGGGACTGTTGCACCTGGCGGCGCTGTTACCGCTGGTGTGGCTGTTCATCGCCGTCAATCAAGGGGCGTTCAGTGCCGATCCGGCAAAAGACATACAGCATTTTACCGGCAGGATGGCGCTAAAGTTGCTGCTGGCCACGCTACTTGTCACTCCGCTGGCACGCTACGGCAAACAGCCGCTGTTGATTCGCTGCCGGCGTCTGCTCGGTCTCTGGTGTTTTGCCTGGGCTTGTCTGCATCTGCTCAGCTATGCGCTGCTGGAACTGGGGGTTGATCATCTCAATCTGCTGGGAAAAGAGATTGTTTCGCGGCCATATCTAACGCTGGGAATGACAAGTTGGTTGATCTTGCTGGCGCTTACGCTGACATCAACGCAGTCATCACAACGACGGTTAGGATCAGGCTGGCAAAAACTGCACAATCTGATTTATCTGGTCGCGATCCTCGCACCGATTCACTATCTTTGGTCGGTAAAATCGCTATCACCGTTACCGATTCTGTATGCATTGTCCGCCGCCGTGTTGCTGTCTTTTCGTTACAAAAAGCTGCTGCGATGGCGAAAATAG
- a CDS encoding RNA ligase family protein, protein MSEFFRFPHTPHLTWLGDGSPRDDKVLSPNQVKSLLTGEVVVEEKLDGANVGLSLAPDGCLRVQNRGQYLVAPHTGQFARMPAWLAQHSEPLCSKLTPDLILFGEWCAARHSLDYVDLPDWFLIFDVYDRTAGRFWSSSRRNVLAASMGLATVPQILNGNTTVNELSHLVATTLSKYRQGVLEGVVVRRESLEWCEARAKLVRSDFTQIIDTHWRKRALQWNRLKGDRRVGR, encoded by the coding sequence ATGAGCGAGTTCTTTCGCTTCCCCCATACCCCGCATCTTACGTGGCTAGGTGACGGCTCGCCACGTGATGACAAAGTGCTATCACCCAATCAAGTTAAATCATTACTTACGGGTGAGGTGGTGGTAGAGGAAAAACTGGACGGTGCAAATGTAGGCCTATCGCTTGCTCCAGACGGTTGCTTACGAGTGCAGAACCGTGGGCAATATTTGGTTGCACCCCATACTGGGCAGTTTGCCCGCATGCCTGCATGGTTGGCTCAACACAGTGAGCCACTGTGTTCTAAGCTGACACCAGACCTAATCCTGTTCGGTGAATGGTGCGCTGCGCGTCATTCGTTAGATTATGTAGATCTGCCAGATTGGTTCCTGATCTTTGATGTGTATGATCGTACTGCTGGTCGCTTCTGGAGCAGCTCTCGTCGCAATGTATTGGCCGCTAGTATGGGATTGGCAACTGTTCCGCAAATACTCAACGGGAATACCACGGTTAATGAACTAAGTCATCTCGTTGCTACTACATTGAGCAAATATCGTCAAGGTGTTCTAGAAGGTGTTGTGGTTCGTCGCGAATCCCTCGAATGGTGTGAAGCCCGTGCCAAATTGGTTCGATCCGATTTTACTCAGATTATCGATACTCATTGGCGTAAGAGAGCGCTCCAGTGGAATCGACTAAAGGGTGACAGGAGAGTAGGACGTTAA
- a CDS encoding YhdT family protein: MDKRFLQAHREARWAMGLTFVYLAAWIIMAYLPDNHPGPTGLPHWFELACLWLPLSFIGLCWVMVRCIFRDISLEDHDAN; encoded by the coding sequence ATGGATAAACGCTTTCTTCAGGCGCACCGTGAAGCACGCTGGGCGATGGGGCTCACCTTCGTTTATCTGGCGGCCTGGATCATCATGGCTTACCTGCCCGACAACCACCCCGGCCCAACCGGATTGCCGCACTGGTTCGAACTGGCCTGCCTGTGGCTGCCGCTGTCGTTTATCGGCCTGTGTTGGGTGATGGTGCGCTGTATCTTCCGCGACATCAGCTTGGAGGATCACGATGCAAACTGA